In a genomic window of Streptomyces katrae:
- a CDS encoding helix-turn-helix domain-containing protein — protein sequence MPIAVDIDVMLARRKMSVGELADRVGITPANLAVLKNGRAKAVRFATLAALCEALECQPGDLLRWESENPPAG from the coding sequence ATGCCGATCGCCGTCGACATCGACGTGATGCTGGCCAGGCGGAAGATGTCGGTGGGTGAACTGGCCGACCGCGTGGGCATCACTCCCGCCAACCTTGCGGTGCTCAAGAACGGCCGCGCCAAGGCGGTCCGCTTCGCCACGCTCGCCGCCCTCTGCGAGGCCCTCGAATGCCAGCCGGGCGACCTCCTCCGCTGGGAGTCCGAGAACCCCCCGGCCGGCTGA
- a CDS encoding RidA family protein, whose amino-acid sequence MTKAGRRFGIGAVAAAMVAATITFTGPQGASAQDQARRGWDHFGFGVPWEESYGYSQGIRAGDTVYISGQVSHDAAGNFVGAGDFEKQVRTAFDNLDKVLAHYRVPRSQIISMKIFTKDLRKNFDTAARLHKEYVGNHRTTDTIVGVSDMSVPEQLVEIEAIVQVSPRS is encoded by the coding sequence ATGACCAAGGCAGGGCGCAGGTTCGGCATCGGTGCCGTGGCGGCGGCGATGGTGGCCGCGACGATCACCTTCACGGGACCGCAGGGTGCCAGCGCGCAGGACCAGGCCCGCCGGGGCTGGGACCACTTCGGGTTCGGGGTGCCGTGGGAGGAGTCCTACGGGTACTCGCAGGGCATCAGGGCCGGGGACACCGTCTACATCTCGGGGCAGGTGTCGCATGACGCGGCCGGGAACTTCGTGGGCGCCGGCGACTTCGAGAAGCAGGTCCGCACGGCGTTCGACAACCTGGACAAGGTCCTCGCGCACTACCGGGTCCCGCGCAGCCAGATCATCAGCATGAAGATCTTCACCAAGGACCTGCGCAAGAACTTCGACACGGCCGCGCGGCTGCACAAGGAGTACGTCGGCAACCACCGCACGACCGACACCATCGTCGGAGTCAGCGACATGTCCGTCCCCGAGCAGCTCGTGGAGATCGAGGCCATCGTCCAGGTCTCCCCGCGCTCCTGA
- a CDS encoding DUF742 domain-containing protein, producing MPDEPQRRSPRRTRLYALTDGRTSAAPQTVLTMDTTIVAAVPADDDDPGLATEWRAVLALCAPPAGMAVAEIAARMHMRLTPMTLLLGELADRGLIDHRPPLEGAETTNVHLLMKIRDNLARI from the coding sequence ATGCCCGACGAGCCGCAGCGCCGAAGCCCCCGCCGGACCCGGCTGTACGCGCTCACCGACGGCCGCACGTCCGCCGCCCCGCAGACCGTCCTCACGATGGACACCACCATCGTGGCGGCGGTCCCCGCGGACGACGACGACCCCGGCCTGGCCACCGAATGGCGGGCCGTCCTGGCCCTGTGCGCGCCGCCCGCCGGGATGGCGGTCGCCGAGATCGCCGCCCGCATGCACATGCGCCTGACGCCGATGACGCTCCTGCTGGGCGAACTCGCGGACCGCGGGCTGATCGACCACCGGCCGCCCCTGGAGGGCGCCGAGACCACCAATGTCCACCTGCTCATGAAAATCAGGGACAACCTTGCCCGGATATGA
- a CDS encoding acyltransferase family protein — protein MRARIPERPGEPRRLAVLDGIRVLAALAVVFYHYVALASAWGEPTTDVFPLARRFAVYGWLGVEIFFLVSGFVICMSAWGRGLGDFAASRVARLFPAYWAGVVFTSLVLLLWPEVRPGVKYTDVVVNLSMLQGGLGVPNVDDAYWTLFVELKFYALFALVVLRGLTYRNCVLFCGTWTLAGVVAPTADEGVLSFFAMPSASPYFIAGIAFHLMRRFGPNAVLWVIVGIQFLLAQHYVYGRMTSSLGAAVTERTPLWPAHLVILLGFAVMAALALGTLDGIRWRWLPHAGALSYPLYLIHMMAGLTLIHHFRDRVAPVPLALGTTASMLLSAWALHRLVERPLGRRLGAALRRGIQDIRVAAAPPRPEPGGLPGQPAVPGTDRVPAGRQGVS, from the coding sequence ATGAGAGCGCGCATACCGGAACGGCCAGGCGAGCCCCGCCGCCTGGCCGTCCTGGACGGCATACGGGTCCTGGCCGCCCTGGCCGTCGTCTTCTACCACTACGTGGCCTTGGCAAGTGCCTGGGGCGAACCGACCACGGACGTCTTCCCGCTGGCCCGCCGCTTCGCCGTCTACGGCTGGCTGGGTGTCGAGATCTTCTTCCTCGTCAGCGGGTTCGTCATCTGCATGAGCGCCTGGGGCCGCGGCCTGGGCGACTTCGCGGCCTCCCGCGTCGCCCGCCTCTTCCCCGCCTACTGGGCGGGCGTGGTGTTCACCTCGCTGGTGCTGCTGCTCTGGCCCGAGGTGCGGCCGGGCGTCAAGTACACCGACGTCGTGGTGAACCTGTCGATGCTGCAGGGCGGCCTCGGGGTCCCGAACGTCGACGACGCGTACTGGACCCTCTTCGTGGAGCTCAAGTTCTACGCGCTGTTCGCGCTCGTCGTCCTGCGCGGGCTGACCTACCGCAACTGCGTGCTCTTCTGCGGGACGTGGACCCTGGCCGGGGTGGTGGCCCCGACCGCCGACGAAGGGGTGCTCTCCTTCTTCGCCATGCCGTCCGCCTCCCCGTACTTCATCGCCGGCATCGCCTTCCACCTGATGCGCCGCTTCGGGCCGAACGCCGTCCTGTGGGTCATCGTCGGCATCCAGTTCCTGCTCGCGCAGCACTACGTGTACGGCCGCATGACCTCGAGCCTCGGCGCGGCCGTCACCGAGCGGACGCCCCTGTGGCCGGCCCACCTGGTCATCCTGCTGGGCTTCGCCGTCATGGCCGCCCTCGCGCTTGGCACCCTGGACGGCATCCGGTGGCGCTGGCTCCCGCACGCCGGCGCGCTCAGCTACCCGCTCTACCTGATCCACATGATGGCCGGGCTGACGCTCATCCACCACTTCCGGGACCGCGTCGCTCCCGTGCCCCTGGCCCTCGGCACCACCGCCTCCATGCTGCTGTCGGCCTGGGCCCTCCACCGCCTCGTCGAACGCCCGCTGGGCCGGCGGCTGGGCGCCGCGCTGCGCCGCGGGATCCAGGACATCCGGGTGGCGGCGGCCCCGCCCCGGCCGGAGCCGGGCGGCCTGCCCGGGCAGCCGGCCGTGCCGGGGACGGACCGTGTCCCCGCCGGACGGCAGGGCGTCTCCTAG
- a CDS encoding arylamine N-acetyltransferase has translation MWGPRRGTRRGPRRPAACRTPPPAGAPPRTAASRARPSSFRDSSCSRLTRDGGRITLRDHTLITTSADGDRTEKGLASDEEVRAVYRAEFGIVLDRLPVPLHPRD, from the coding sequence GTGTGGGGCCCGAGGAGAGGGACGCGCCGGGGGCCACGCCGGCCCGCTGCGTGCCGCACCCCGCCGCCAGCAGGAGCACCACCGCGAACGGCAGCGTCCAGAGCCCGGCCGTCTTCTTTCCGTGATTCGTCATGCTCCCGGCTCACCCGGGACGGCGGGCGGATCACGCTGCGGGACCACACGCTCATCACCACCTCGGCCGACGGCGACCGCACGGAAAAGGGGCTGGCGAGCGACGAGGAGGTACGGGCCGTCTACCGCGCGGAGTTCGGCATCGTGCTCGACCGGCTTCCGGTGCCGCTCCATCCCCGGGACTGA
- a CDS encoding HAD family hydrolase: protein MIKPIELVIFDCDGVLVDSERIAARVQVALGAELGWPLTEDEVVDRFIGRSHAAIREQIAGRLGQDVAAVWSQRFEELHREAVDAGLAPVDGLPEALDALDALALPSCVASSGSHDKMRHTLGRTGLHARFAGRIYSASEVSRGKPAPDLFLHAARSMGVDPAACVVVEDSRPGVHAARAAGMRSLGYAGGLTPAGRLEGPDTTVFHDMRELPALIAAL, encoded by the coding sequence ATGATCAAGCCCATCGAACTCGTCATATTCGACTGCGACGGCGTGCTGGTCGACAGCGAGCGCATCGCCGCACGCGTGCAGGTGGCCCTCGGAGCCGAGCTGGGCTGGCCGCTGACCGAGGACGAGGTCGTGGACCGGTTCATCGGACGCTCGCACGCCGCCATCCGGGAGCAGATCGCCGGCCGGCTCGGCCAGGACGTGGCCGCGGTCTGGTCGCAGCGGTTCGAGGAGCTCCACCGGGAGGCCGTCGACGCGGGACTCGCGCCCGTCGACGGCCTGCCCGAGGCCCTGGACGCACTCGACGCGCTCGCCCTGCCGTCCTGCGTCGCCTCCAGCGGCTCCCACGACAAGATGCGGCACACCCTCGGCCGGACCGGACTCCACGCACGTTTCGCCGGGCGCATCTACAGCGCGAGCGAGGTCTCCCGCGGCAAGCCGGCCCCCGACCTGTTCCTGCACGCGGCCCGGAGCATGGGCGTCGACCCGGCGGCCTGCGTCGTGGTCGAGGACAGCCGGCCCGGCGTCCACGCCGCCCGGGCCGCCGGGATGCGCTCCCTCGGCTACGCCGGCGGGCTGACCCCCGCCGGGCGCCTCGAGGGCCCGGACACCACCGTCTTCCACGACATGCGCGAACTGCCCGCGCTCATCGCCGCCCTGTAG
- a CDS encoding GTP-binding protein produces MPGYDTSVAPAAREASPVKILIAGGFGVGKTTLVEAVSEIEPLRTEERLTSAGVGVDDLDGIESKTLTTVAMDFGRITLTEAGVVLYLFGTPGQERFWFMWDDLLSGALGALVLVDTRRLDRGFPAIDFFESRGLPFVVGANCFHGEQPYTAEEIAAALHLRDPATPVLLLDARSRADARDCLLALLDLVIARAGAPAGAPAGGPARI; encoded by the coding sequence TTGCCCGGATATGACACCTCCGTCGCCCCCGCCGCCCGGGAAGCGTCCCCGGTCAAGATCCTCATCGCCGGCGGCTTCGGAGTCGGCAAGACCACCCTGGTCGAGGCGGTCTCCGAGATCGAACCGCTGCGTACGGAGGAACGCCTGACGAGTGCCGGGGTCGGTGTCGACGACCTCGACGGCATCGAGTCCAAGACCCTCACCACCGTCGCGATGGACTTCGGCAGGATCACCCTCACCGAAGCCGGGGTCGTCCTCTACCTGTTCGGCACGCCCGGCCAGGAGCGGTTCTGGTTCATGTGGGACGACCTGCTCAGCGGGGCTCTGGGGGCGCTCGTGCTCGTCGACACCCGCCGCCTGGACCGGGGATTCCCGGCGATCGACTTCTTCGAGAGCCGGGGGCTGCCGTTCGTCGTCGGGGCGAACTGCTTCCACGGCGAACAGCCCTACACGGCCGAGGAGATCGCCGCCGCCCTGCACCTGAGGGACCCCGCCACCCCGGTGCTCCTGCTGGACGCCCGCTCCCGCGCGGACGCGCGCGACTGCCTGCTGGCCCTGCTCGACCTGGTCATCGCCCGGGCGGGGGCTCCCGCGGGAGCCCCGGCAGGAGGCCCGGCGCGGATCTGA
- a CDS encoding M4 family metallopeptidase produces the protein MNSTHRRNATATGALLAAAALLTVGVQAGSASAQPGGSANPAAAKGQPRNPGALPAQLTPSQRAELIAKAQSTTAATAKELGLGAQEKLLVRDVVKDQDGTTHTRYERTYEGLPVLGGDLVVNRTSADRTQSVSKASNAQLQGVSTSAPADAPATASAKALDAAKAVGSKADKADIAPRKVVWMANGVPTLAYETVIGGLQDDGTPNQLHVITDAKTGAKLHQWQGIETGVGNTHYSGQVTLGTSKSGTNFTMNDTGRGGHKTYNLNHGTSGTGSLFSQATDTWGNGANSNAATAGADAAYGAGVTWDFYKNVFGRSGIRGDGVAAYSRVHYGNAYVNAFWDDSCFCMTYGDGAGNNDPLTSLDVAGHEMSHGVTAATAGLEYSNESGGLNEATSDIMGTSVEFYANNPSDPGDYLIGEKIDINGDGTPLRYMDKPSKDGGSADAWYSGVGNLDVHYSSGPANHWFYLASEGSGAKTINGVNYNSPTSDGLPVTGIGRDKAQLIWYKALTTKFNSTTDYAGARAGTIAAATELYGAGSAEVNAVTDAWAAVNVGARSGGGNPNPGNVFESTTQVAIPDSPGPAVTSSVAVTGITGNAPSTLKVGVKITHTYVGDLQIDLVAPNGTTFRLQNSSSDSTANLDKTYTVNASAVAANGTWKLKVQDKAAADTGTITDFKLTF, from the coding sequence GTGAATTCCACGCACCGGCGGAACGCCACCGCCACCGGCGCCCTGCTCGCCGCCGCAGCCCTGCTCACCGTCGGCGTCCAGGCGGGCAGCGCCAGCGCGCAGCCCGGCGGTTCCGCGAACCCGGCCGCCGCCAAGGGCCAGCCCCGCAACCCGGGCGCGCTGCCCGCGCAGCTCACCCCGTCCCAGCGCGCCGAGCTCATCGCCAAGGCGCAGAGCACCACGGCCGCCACGGCCAAGGAGCTCGGCCTGGGCGCCCAGGAGAAGCTCCTCGTCCGCGACGTGGTCAAGGACCAGGACGGTACCACCCACACCCGCTACGAGCGCACCTACGAGGGACTCCCCGTCCTCGGCGGCGACCTGGTCGTCAACCGCACCTCCGCCGACCGCACGCAGAGCGTGAGCAAGGCGTCCAACGCCCAGCTGCAGGGCGTCTCCACCTCCGCCCCGGCCGACGCTCCGGCGACCGCCTCCGCCAAGGCCCTGGACGCCGCGAAGGCCGTCGGCTCCAAGGCCGACAAGGCCGACATCGCGCCCCGCAAGGTCGTGTGGATGGCCAACGGCGTGCCGACCCTGGCCTACGAGACCGTCATCGGCGGGCTCCAGGACGACGGCACCCCCAACCAGCTCCACGTCATCACCGACGCCAAGACCGGCGCGAAGCTGCACCAGTGGCAGGGCATCGAGACCGGTGTCGGCAACACGCACTACAGCGGCCAGGTCACCCTCGGCACGTCGAAGTCCGGCACGAACTTCACCATGAACGACACGGGCCGCGGCGGTCACAAGACCTACAACCTGAACCACGGCACCTCGGGCACGGGCTCGCTCTTCAGCCAGGCCACCGACACCTGGGGCAATGGGGCCAACTCCAACGCCGCCACCGCGGGCGCCGACGCCGCCTACGGCGCCGGGGTCACGTGGGACTTCTACAAGAACGTCTTCGGCCGCTCCGGGATCCGCGGCGACGGCGTCGCCGCCTACTCCCGCGTCCACTACGGGAACGCCTACGTCAACGCGTTCTGGGACGACAGCTGCTTCTGCATGACCTACGGCGACGGAGCCGGCAACAACGACCCGCTGACCTCGCTGGACGTCGCCGGCCACGAGATGTCGCACGGCGTCACCGCCGCCACCGCGGGCCTGGAGTACAGCAACGAGTCGGGCGGCCTGAACGAGGCCACCTCCGACATCATGGGCACCTCCGTCGAGTTCTACGCCAACAACCCCAGCGACCCGGGCGACTACCTCATCGGCGAGAAGATCGACATCAACGGCGACGGCACCCCGCTGCGCTACATGGACAAGCCGAGCAAGGACGGCGGCTCCGCCGACGCCTGGTACTCCGGCGTCGGCAACCTCGACGTCCACTACTCCTCGGGCCCGGCCAACCACTGGTTCTACCTGGCCTCCGAGGGCTCCGGCGCCAAGACGATCAACGGCGTGAACTACAACTCGCCGACCTCCGACGGCCTGCCCGTCACCGGCATCGGCCGGGACAAGGCCCAGCTGATCTGGTACAAGGCCCTCACCACCAAGTTCAACTCCACCACGGACTACGCGGGTGCCCGCGCGGGCACGATCGCCGCGGCGACCGAGCTGTACGGCGCGGGCAGCGCCGAGGTCAACGCCGTCACCGACGCCTGGGCCGCCGTCAACGTCGGCGCCCGTTCGGGCGGCGGCAACCCGAACCCGGGGAACGTCTTCGAGAGCACCACGCAGGTGGCCATCCCGGACTCCCCCGGCCCGGCGGTCACCTCGTCGGTCGCCGTCACCGGGATCACCGGGAACGCGCCGAGCACCCTCAAGGTCGGCGTGAAGATCACCCACACCTACGTCGGTGACCTGCAGATCGACCTCGTGGCCCCGAACGGGACCACGTTCCGCCTGCAGAACTCCTCGTCGGACTCCACGGCCAACCTGGACAAGACGTACACGGTGAACGCCTCGGCCGTGGCGGCCAACGGCACCTGGAAGCTGAAGGTCCAGGACAAGGCCGCTGCCGACACCGGCACGATCACCGACTTCAAGCTCACCTTCTGA
- a CDS encoding roadblock/LC7 domain-containing protein, which produces MTTTSSDMIYGILDNNLSRIAGIQGAVLLSNDGIKLSAYLLERDQAERIAAASSGIAATMKAISREIDGGRVIRQLVEMDDRYLCVVGCGEGSTLIVVTSRKARLGELGGEAVRTAQALGEWLGTPERTSAPTA; this is translated from the coding sequence ATGACGACGACATCCAGCGACATGATCTACGGCATCCTGGACAACAACCTGAGCCGGATCGCCGGCATCCAGGGAGCCGTGCTCCTGTCCAACGACGGCATCAAACTCAGCGCCTACCTGCTGGAGCGGGACCAGGCCGAGCGCATCGCGGCCGCCTCCTCCGGCATCGCCGCCACCATGAAGGCGATATCCCGGGAGATCGACGGCGGGCGGGTCATCCGCCAGCTGGTCGAGATGGACGACCGCTACCTGTGCGTCGTCGGCTGCGGGGAGGGCAGCACGCTCATCGTGGTCACCTCCCGCAAGGCGCGGCTCGGCGAACTGGGCGGCGAGGCCGTACGGACCGCCCAGGCGCTCGGCGAGTGGCTGGGAACCCCCGAGCGCACCTCCGCGCCGACCGCGTAA
- a CDS encoding DUF2975 domain-containing protein, with amino-acid sequence MGKLTVGALRAVLVVVLAGTVFVQAGMVWALATDPEDGSLPLTPLRLVTILGMVAAQVTVVCVWRLVTMVRRGTVFSHAAFRYVDGVIGAIGAAALVWFAVTALNAPGQREDPGVTVIMGGVGVAILGVALIVLVLRMLLAQAVARYAEADQLQAELDEVI; translated from the coding sequence ATGGGAAAGCTGACAGTGGGTGCGCTCCGCGCCGTGCTCGTGGTCGTGCTCGCCGGCACGGTGTTCGTACAGGCGGGGATGGTGTGGGCGCTGGCCACCGACCCCGAGGACGGGTCGCTCCCGCTGACCCCGCTGCGCCTGGTCACGATCCTCGGCATGGTGGCGGCCCAGGTAACCGTGGTCTGCGTATGGCGGCTGGTGACCATGGTGCGGCGGGGAACCGTGTTCTCCCACGCCGCGTTCCGTTACGTGGACGGTGTGATCGGCGCGATCGGCGCGGCCGCCCTCGTGTGGTTCGCCGTCACGGCCCTGAACGCACCGGGCCAGCGGGAGGACCCGGGTGTCACCGTCATCATGGGCGGGGTGGGCGTGGCCATCCTGGGGGTCGCGCTGATCGTGCTCGTGCTGCGGATGCTGCTCGCCCAGGCGGTGGCCCGCTACGCCGAAGCGGACCAGTTGCAGGCCGAGCTGGACGAGGTGATCTGA